A region of Nitrospinota bacterium DNA encodes the following proteins:
- a CDS encoding flagellin FliC has product MRVYNNLYSVTAQRHLSNNNAQLGTSLERLSSGLRINRGADDAAGLAISEALRGDIRSLQQASRNASDGVSLINTAEGALSEQSSILVRMRELASQAATGTVGSTERQTINREFNALRAEIDRISLVTEFNGQKLLDGSLAAGIPAGGSVVIHVGMQATVNDRINLNSAVDLTAIDSTGLNITNISVTHVQSALDSMSRLDSALSTVTEGRGKLGAVQNRLVHTINNLAVSSENLQAAESQIRDADYSLEISKFTRNQILVQAATAILAQANLVPQTVLQLLG; this is encoded by the coding sequence CTGCGAGTTTACAACAACCTTTACTCAGTGACCGCCCAGCGGCACTTGTCCAACAACAATGCGCAGTTGGGCACTTCTCTTGAACGGCTCTCTTCCGGTTTGAGAATCAACCGCGGCGCGGACGATGCGGCCGGCCTGGCCATATCTGAAGCTCTGCGGGGTGACATCCGCTCCCTCCAGCAGGCCTCCAGAAACGCCTCCGACGGCGTGAGCCTCATAAACACCGCGGAAGGCGCCCTCTCCGAGCAGTCTTCAATCCTTGTCCGTATGCGGGAACTGGCCTCCCAGGCCGCCACAGGCACCGTAGGCTCCACCGAGCGGCAGACCATTAACCGTGAGTTCAACGCGCTCCGGGCCGAGATAGACAGGATCTCGCTGGTCACCGAATTCAACGGGCAGAAACTTCTGGACGGCTCTTTGGCCGCAGGTATCCCCGCTGGCGGATCTGTGGTGATCCATGTGGGCATGCAGGCCACGGTAAACGACCGCATCAACCTAAACAGCGCGGTGGACCTTACCGCCATAGACTCCACAGGTTTGAACATCACCAACATATCGGTGACCCATGTCCAGTCGGCCCTGGATTCCATGTCCCGGTTGGATTCGGCCCTGTCAACCGTGACGGAAGGCCGCGGTAAACTGGGCGCGGTGCAGAACCGGCTGGTGCACACCATCAACAACCTGGCGGTGAGCTCCGAGAACCTGCAGGCCGCCGAATCGCAGATCCGCGACGCCGACTACTCTCTGGAAATATCGAAATTCACCCGGAACCAGATACTGGTGCAGGCCGCCACGGCGATCCTGGCCCAGGCCAACCTGGTACCGCAGACGGTGTTACAGCTCTTGGGTTAA
- the fliD gene encoding flagellar filament capping protein FliD, whose translation MAITVDGLISGMNTTSIISQIMEIERRPIQLIEDKRTVLSNEKAAWQEASTRMLALESAAAKLSSTSKFASRSATFANNNSAAGTVMSVSSESTAVDGSYNIKVSQLAQAQKSASNQTFSSFTAAAGLSGTITIGSTNVSVTSGQSLEEIKNNITNSGAGVSATIINAGTSASQQYMLMVTGDDTGAANAFSMSTSMNLGTLSFSTTQAAQNANLTVDGVAITKSSNTVDDVIADTTLNLQTLGSGTVTVSTDYDIILENVQAFVSAYNDAMDYFREQLSYDSTNQTKGTLFGNGTLMTMQNQLRAIMSGSIPGIDPTDPTKLSSLSQVGIKTDINNQLTVDTTTFSDTLKSRFTEVARLFAPSGSGTYTFISATGLTQGGVYDTKVEGGVLKLKKQGTSDWISLTQDGNYAYGATDSVLDGLLLRTGSLTEGATGTMTITNGVASRVEANTGSYTEFSTEGLIFNQNRSIESRDAEFQDQVSDLEVRLTKKEEDLKAKFANLEVLLAKLTSQQQYLSQQLSSLNTNWGR comes from the coding sequence ATGGCTATTACAGTAGATGGGCTTATCTCGGGGATGAACACCACATCCATAATCAGCCAGATTATGGAGATAGAGCGGCGCCCCATTCAGCTCATAGAAGACAAACGCACGGTGCTTTCCAACGAGAAAGCCGCCTGGCAGGAAGCGAGCACCCGCATGCTCGCCCTGGAGTCCGCCGCCGCAAAGCTCAGCTCCACCAGCAAGTTCGCCAGCCGGAGCGCCACTTTCGCCAACAACAATTCCGCCGCCGGGACTGTTATGTCCGTCTCTTCCGAGTCAACGGCGGTGGATGGCTCTTACAACATCAAAGTGTCCCAGCTGGCGCAGGCGCAAAAATCCGCTTCAAACCAGACGTTCTCAAGTTTTACCGCCGCGGCGGGGCTTTCGGGAACCATCACTATTGGTAGCACAAACGTATCGGTCACCTCCGGCCAGTCGCTGGAGGAGATCAAGAACAACATAACCAACTCCGGGGCCGGGGTGTCTGCCACCATAATAAACGCTGGCACCTCCGCCAGCCAGCAGTACATGCTCATGGTGACGGGGGACGACACCGGCGCCGCCAACGCCTTCTCCATGTCCACATCCATGAACCTGGGCACGCTCTCTTTCTCCACCACACAGGCGGCGCAGAACGCAAACCTTACGGTGGACGGGGTGGCAATCACAAAAAGCTCCAACACGGTGGATGATGTCATCGCCGACACCACGCTGAATTTGCAGACCTTGGGCTCCGGAACCGTAACGGTCTCCACCGATTACGACATCATCCTTGAAAATGTGCAGGCCTTCGTCAGCGCGTACAACGACGCGATGGACTATTTCAGGGAACAGCTCTCCTACGACTCGACAAACCAGACCAAGGGGACGCTTTTCGGAAACGGCACCCTGATGACCATGCAGAACCAGCTGAGGGCCATCATGAGCGGCTCCATTCCAGGGATAGACCCCACAGACCCAACGAAGTTATCGTCGCTTTCCCAGGTGGGGATAAAAACCGACATAAACAACCAACTCACTGTGGATACCACCACTTTCTCCGACACGCTCAAAAGCCGGTTCACCGAGGTGGCCAGGCTTTTCGCCCCCAGCGGTAGCGGAACCTACACTTTCATATCAGCCACGGGGCTTACCCAGGGTGGTGTATATGACACCAAGGTTGAAGGTGGCGTTCTGAAACTTAAAAAACAGGGTACGAGCGACTGGATTTCGTTGACCCAGGACGGCAACTACGCCTACGGAGCCACAGACTCGGTTTTGGATGGGCTTCTCCTGCGCACCGGCTCCCTCACCGAGGGCGCCACAGGAACGATGACCATAACCAACGGCGTGGCGTCCAGGGTGGAGGCCAACACCGGCTCGTACACCGAGTTCTCCACCGAAGGGTTGATTTTCAACCAGAACCGTAGCATCGAGTCGAGGGACGCGGAGTTCCAGGACCAGGTATCGGATCTGGAAGTAAGACTTACGAAGAAAGAGGAAGATCTAAAAGCCAAGTTCGCCAACCTGGAGGTTTTGCTGGCGAAGCTTACATCCCAACAACAGTATCTTAGCCAGCAGTTGTCCAGCCTTAATACGAACTGGGGACGCTGA
- the fliS gene encoding flagellar export chaperone FliS: MNVYGKPSAYQVTQVSTSSKAKLILLMYDGAIRFINEARMKIETRDIAGRGVAISKAQKIIHELTVALDMNSGGEVAANLSRVYAQVTRHLINANIHGDMKELAVCLEILAPMREAWDQAINKAPAEQQAASQFSDTQGRKVAISL; encoded by the coding sequence ATGAACGTTTATGGAAAACCATCGGCCTATCAGGTTACACAGGTGTCCACCTCCAGCAAAGCCAAGCTGATCCTGTTGATGTACGACGGGGCCATACGGTTCATAAACGAGGCCAGGATGAAGATAGAGACCCGCGACATCGCCGGGCGGGGCGTGGCCATCAGCAAGGCGCAAAAGATAATCCACGAGCTTACAGTGGCGCTGGATATGAACAGCGGCGGCGAGGTGGCGGCGAACCTTTCCAGGGTGTACGCCCAAGTGACCCGGCATCTGATCAACGCCAACATCCATGGAGATATGAAGGAGCTTGCGGTGTGCCTTGAAATTCTCGCTCCCATGCGGGAGGCATGGGACCAGGCCATTAACAAGGCTCCCGCCGAACAGCAGGCCGCGTCGCAATTCTCCGATACCCAAGGGCGGAAGGTAGCCATAAGCCTGTAA
- the uvrB gene encoding excinuclease ABC subunit UvrB gives MSAKFKIISEFAPKGDQPEAIRQLVDGVERGDMFQTLLGVTGSGKTFTIAQVIEKTQRPALVIAHNKTLAAQLYSEFKSFFPENAVGYFVSYYDYYQPEAYLPKTGTYIEKDSAINDEIDKMRHAATMSLLERRDVVIVASVSCIYGLGSPEAYNAMRITIERGAAMERDGLLEKLVDIQYERNNVDFQRGTFRVNGDVVEILPIYETDTAVRVEFFGDEIDSISIVDSLTGKVLNRIDSINIYPGSHYVTPADMMGQALKQIRAELLETEADFTARGKLLEAQRIEERTMADIEMIKAIGYCNGIENYSRYLTGRNPGEPPPTLLDFLPKDALLIIDESHQTVPQLGAMLKGDRSRKKSLVDFGFRLPSAYDNRPLSFNEFEERTPQIIFVSATPAGYELEKSGGVVVEQVARPTGLCDPQIFIRPVKNQVDDLLEEIRIRAGRNERALVAAMTKKQAEDLTDYYQGLEVRARYLHSDIKTLERMSIIQDLRMGEFDVLIGINLLREGLDIPEVSLVAILNADMEGFLRSETSLIQTAGRAARNVEGAVIMYADRITGSMKKAIDETNRRRAIQHEYNTKHGITPQSVKKKIADALTSVYERDYLTVPKAGEEPLEYMPDEELERLIRDYDTRMKKAAKELDFETAAMYRDKIRKLKKLEMA, from the coding sequence ATGAGCGCAAAATTCAAGATAATTTCAGAGTTTGCCCCCAAAGGGGACCAGCCCGAAGCCATCCGCCAGCTGGTGGATGGGGTGGAGCGGGGAGACATGTTTCAGACCCTGCTGGGGGTAACAGGCTCCGGCAAAACTTTCACCATCGCCCAGGTCATCGAAAAAACCCAGCGGCCCGCGCTGGTGATAGCGCACAACAAGACCCTGGCCGCCCAGCTTTACTCCGAATTCAAAAGTTTTTTCCCGGAAAACGCTGTGGGCTACTTTGTGTCTTACTACGACTATTACCAGCCCGAAGCCTACCTTCCTAAAACCGGGACATATATTGAAAAAGACTCGGCCATCAACGACGAGATAGACAAAATGCGCCACGCCGCCACCATGAGCCTGCTGGAGCGGCGGGATGTGGTGATAGTGGCATCGGTCTCCTGCATATACGGCCTTGGCTCTCCGGAGGCGTACAACGCCATGCGCATAACCATTGAGCGCGGGGCGGCCATGGAGCGTGACGGGCTTTTGGAAAAACTGGTGGACATCCAGTATGAGCGCAACAACGTGGATTTCCAGCGTGGCACGTTCAGGGTGAACGGCGACGTGGTGGAAATTCTTCCCATATACGAAACCGACACGGCGGTGCGGGTGGAGTTTTTCGGCGACGAGATAGACAGCATAAGCATAGTGGATTCCCTTACGGGCAAGGTTTTAAACCGTATCGATTCCATCAACATCTATCCCGGCTCCCACTACGTCACCCCGGCGGACATGATGGGCCAGGCGCTCAAACAAATCCGCGCCGAGCTATTGGAGACGGAAGCGGATTTCACCGCCCGGGGGAAGCTTCTGGAGGCCCAGCGGATCGAGGAGCGCACCATGGCCGACATTGAGATGATAAAGGCCATCGGCTATTGCAACGGGATAGAAAACTATTCCCGCTATCTTACCGGTAGGAACCCGGGTGAGCCGCCACCCACCTTGCTGGATTTCCTGCCTAAAGACGCCCTGCTTATCATAGATGAAAGCCATCAAACCGTGCCCCAGCTGGGGGCCATGTTAAAAGGGGACCGGTCGCGCAAAAAATCACTGGTGGATTTTGGGTTCCGCCTGCCGTCGGCCTATGACAACCGCCCTCTTTCCTTCAACGAATTCGAGGAAAGGACTCCGCAAATAATTTTCGTCTCCGCCACCCCGGCTGGCTACGAGCTGGAAAAAAGCGGCGGAGTGGTGGTGGAGCAAGTGGCCAGGCCCACCGGATTGTGCGACCCGCAGATTTTCATAAGACCGGTAAAAAACCAGGTGGACGACCTTCTGGAAGAGATAAGGATCCGGGCCGGCCGGAACGAGCGCGCTCTGGTGGCCGCCATGACCAAAAAGCAGGCCGAAGACCTGACCGATTATTACCAGGGGCTTGAAGTTCGGGCCAGGTATCTGCACTCTGATATTAAAACTCTAGAGCGGATGTCCATAATCCAGGATTTGCGAATGGGGGAATTCGATGTCCTTATAGGCATAAACCTCCTGCGCGAGGGACTGGACATACCCGAGGTGAGCCTTGTGGCCATATTGAACGCCGACATGGAGGGGTTTTTGCGCTCCGAGACCTCGCTGATCCAGACCGCGGGCCGGGCGGCGCGGAATGTGGAGGGGGCCGTTATCATGTACGCCGACAGGATCACAGGCTCCATGAAAAAAGCCATAGACGAGACCAACCGCCGGAGAGCCATCCAGCATGAGTACAATACAAAGCACGGCATAACCCCCCAAAGCGTGAAGAAGAAAATAGCGGACGCCCTCACTTCAGTGTACGAGCGTGATTACCTCACCGTTCCCAAGGCGGGCGAAGAGCCGTTGGAGTACATGCCGGACGAGGAGCTGGAGCGGCTGATTCGCGATTATGACACGCGGATGAAAAAAGCCGCCAAGGAGCTTGACTTTGAGACCGCCGCGATGTATCGAGATAAAATACGAAAACTCAAAAAGCTGGAAATGGCCTAG
- a CDS encoding 2-oxoacid:ferredoxin oxidoreductase subunit beta gives MSATSEFHYERETSWCPGCGDFQILKSVEQALVALGKKPGEVLVVSGIGQAAKLPHYLNANGFNGLHGRALPPAFGAKCANHELTVLVTTGDGDCYGEGGNHFIHAIRRNIDITVIVHNNQIYGLTKGQASPTSDIGFVTKTQPGGVVLTPFNPLAVAISLEAAFVARAFSKDTDHVASLIVEGVKTPGFALIDVLQPCVSFNKVNTYQWYQQRVYRLDEDGYDPADKLKAFEKALEWGERIPTGVLYKNPRAESYLDHFIKPGEKPLVKRERPRGEIEALVNEFYSEI, from the coding sequence ATGAGCGCTACAAGTGAATTCCATTATGAACGCGAGACATCATGGTGCCCGGGTTGCGGGGATTTCCAGATTCTAAAATCCGTGGAGCAGGCGCTTGTTGCGTTGGGCAAAAAACCGGGGGAGGTGCTGGTGGTGTCCGGCATAGGGCAGGCGGCGAAACTTCCCCATTACCTCAATGCCAATGGCTTTAACGGACTGCACGGGCGGGCGTTGCCTCCGGCCTTCGGGGCCAAATGCGCCAATCACGAGCTCACGGTGTTGGTGACCACCGGTGACGGGGACTGTTACGGCGAGGGTGGAAACCATTTCATCCACGCCATCCGCCGCAACATAGACATCACGGTGATAGTCCACAACAACCAGATTTATGGATTGACCAAGGGGCAGGCCTCGCCCACGTCGGATATAGGGTTTGTAACCAAAACCCAGCCGGGCGGCGTGGTGCTCACGCCGTTCAACCCTCTGGCGGTGGCCATATCGCTGGAGGCGGCCTTCGTGGCGAGGGCTTTTTCCAAAGATACCGACCATGTGGCAAGCCTCATAGTTGAAGGGGTGAAAACGCCGGGATTCGCGTTGATAGACGTCTTACAGCCTTGCGTCTCGTTCAACAAGGTGAACACATACCAGTGGTACCAGCAGAGGGTTTACAGGCTGGATGAGGACGGCTATGACCCGGCAGACAAGCTGAAAGCCTTCGAAAAAGCACTAGAATGGGGAGAGAGGATCCCCACCGGTGTCCTATACAAGAACCCTAGGGCGGAGTCATATCTGGACCATTTCATTAAACCGGGCGAGAAGCCTCTGGTTAAGCGGGAAAGGCCGCGGGGGGAGATAGAGGCGCTGGTCAACGAGTTTTACTCGGAAATATAG
- a CDS encoding 2-oxoacid:acceptor oxidoreductase subunit alpha: MKATDFNIIIAGQAGQGLNTISGLLLKTLTKGGWHVYASQNYMSRVRGGHNFMNIRISQSPVFSTPAGANMLVALDQRSVDEHLRRLEDPAVVVYDMESVKPAQGANGTIWAGAPLLKLAKENGGVIYQNSVALGGIMALLGVGLTDLSGVFSKRFSKNRKVLEDNVRAAKAGFDYMTSINGHFNFMPTLPQREKRLLMNGAEAMGLGMIAGGLRFVAAYPMSPSTGVFTYIAEKAARVGIIAEQAEDEIAAINMAIGASAAGARSATMTSGGGLALMVEGVSLAGIMETPLVIADLQRPGPATGLPTRTGQEDLDFVLSLGHGEFPRFIFAPGTVEETFYTSAAAMNLADKYQVPVFILGDQLLVDSYSTLDKLDIPKIRNENYLISNEHLGKEPYLRYRFTETGVSPRAYFGQAGTHFISDCHVHEEDGHISEDAEISSKMAEKRFRKLIGMKNEPYGPKYYGPEKAQVALVCWGSTYGAVKETVDNFGQEGGGLGMVHFNRIWPFPGEDTLEILRGCKKIFVVENNIQGQFNRLLRRETGIRTEEPILRYDGRPFSVQFITQEILTRLA; this comes from the coding sequence ATGAAAGCCACGGATTTTAATATAATAATCGCTGGGCAGGCAGGGCAAGGGCTTAACACCATCTCCGGTCTTCTGTTGAAGACACTTACCAAGGGCGGGTGGCACGTGTACGCCTCCCAGAATTACATGTCCCGGGTGAGGGGTGGCCACAATTTCATGAACATCAGGATAAGCCAATCCCCTGTATTCTCCACTCCCGCCGGGGCGAACATGCTGGTGGCGCTGGATCAGCGCAGTGTGGATGAACATCTGCGAAGGCTGGAAGACCCTGCGGTGGTGGTGTATGACATGGAATCCGTCAAACCAGCCCAAGGGGCCAATGGAACCATATGGGCCGGGGCTCCGCTATTAAAGCTTGCCAAGGAGAATGGCGGCGTCATTTACCAAAATTCCGTGGCGTTGGGCGGCATCATGGCCCTACTGGGGGTGGGGCTTACAGACCTTTCCGGCGTTTTCTCCAAGAGGTTCTCGAAAAACCGGAAAGTCCTGGAAGACAATGTGCGGGCCGCCAAGGCTGGTTTTGATTACATGACATCCATAAACGGCCATTTCAATTTCATGCCTACCCTCCCACAGAGGGAAAAAAGGCTTCTTATGAATGGCGCCGAGGCTATGGGGCTTGGAATGATAGCCGGTGGCTTAAGGTTTGTGGCGGCTTACCCCATGTCCCCCTCCACCGGGGTGTTCACATATATCGCCGAGAAGGCCGCCAGGGTGGGCATAATCGCAGAGCAGGCGGAAGACGAGATAGCCGCCATCAACATGGCCATAGGCGCATCCGCCGCCGGGGCGCGCTCGGCCACCATGACTTCCGGCGGGGGGCTGGCGCTGATGGTGGAAGGGGTGAGCCTTGCTGGAATCATGGAAACGCCGCTGGTAATCGCCGATCTCCAGCGGCCCGGTCCGGCCACAGGGCTTCCCACCAGGACGGGGCAGGAAGACCTGGATTTCGTATTGTCGCTTGGGCATGGCGAGTTCCCCCGATTCATCTTCGCCCCCGGGACGGTGGAAGAGACTTTCTACACTTCAGCCGCCGCCATGAATCTGGCGGACAAATACCAGGTTCCGGTTTTTATCCTGGGGGATCAGCTGTTGGTGGATAGTTACAGCACGCTGGACAAACTGGACATCCCCAAAATCCGTAACGAAAACTATTTGATATCCAACGAGCATTTGGGAAAAGAACCATACCTGCGCTATCGCTTCACTGAAACCGGCGTATCCCCCCGCGCATATTTTGGCCAGGCGGGAACCCATTTCATTTCCGACTGTCACGTGCACGAAGAGGACGGGCACATATCCGAGGACGCGGAGATATCCAGCAAAATGGCTGAGAAACGGTTCCGCAAACTCATCGGGATGAAAAACGAGCCATACGGGCCAAAGTATTATGGCCCTGAAAAAGCGCAGGTCGCGCTGGTCTGCTGGGGCTCTACCTATGGCGCGGTAAAAGAGACCGTGGATAATTTCGGGCAAGAGGGTGGCGGACTGGGGATGGTCCATTTCAACAGGATATGGCCATTCCCAGGTGAAGACACACTGGAGATTTTAAGGGGCTGTAAAAAGATATTCGTTGTGGAGAACAACATACAAGGCCAGTTCAACCGCCTGCTGAGGAGGGAAACCGGGATCAGGACGGAAGAGCCCATCCTCCGGTATGATGGCCGACCCTTCAGCGTGCAATTCATTACCCAGGAGATTTTGACGAGGCTGGCATGA